Proteins encoded by one window of Panicum virgatum strain AP13 chromosome 7N, P.virgatum_v5, whole genome shotgun sequence:
- the LOC120682717 gene encoding peter Pan-like protein — MRQPRSGPGKRRGRGPRIPATTLRKQQAALANVDQITGAKIPKSFVFSRGKLPSTLRHLQQDLRKVMLPYTALNLKEKKRNNLKDFVNVAGPLGVTHFLILSNPKSLPHLRFSKSPQGPTFTFQIEEYALAADIANSQKRPRCPPGIFQNSPLVVLSGFSGLGNPFESLVEYFQHMVPAVDPSTVKLAACQRILLLKYDKEKEVIDFRHYSIKLQPVGVSRRIRKLMQNNQVPDLRDLKDVSDYVTKAGYGSESEADDETATVSLPNDIDKLNQASRKSTVRLQEIGPRMTMRLVKVEAGLCSGDVLYPWPVAKGSVGKKGKETEEEIEGQEETEDELEDGSEDEMEE; from the exons ATGCGCCAACCAAGGTCCGGGCCGGGGAAGAGGCGGGGCCGCGGTCCGCGGATACCCGCGACGACGCTTCGGAAGCAGCAGGCCGCGTTGGCGAACGTCGACCAGATCACGGGCGCCAAGATTCCCAAGAGCTTCGTTTTCTCCCGCGGCAAGCTCCCCTCCACGCTCCGCCACCTCCAGCAGGACCTCCGCAAGGTCATGCTCCCCTACACTGCTCTCAATCTCAAG GAGAAAAAGAGGAATAACCTCAAGGACTTCGTCAATGTTGCCGGTCCTTTGGGAGTGACACATTTCTTGATCCTCTCGAACCCGAAGAGCCTTCCACACTTGCGCTTTTCCAAATCGCCACAGGGCCCAACCTTCACTTTCCAGATAGAGGAGTACGCACTCGCGGCAGACATTGCAAACTCCCAGAAGCGGCCAAGGTGCCCACCAGGGATATTCCAGAACTCACCACTG GTCGTACTGAGTGGGTTTTCAGGTCTTGGCAACCCTTTTGAGAGTTTGGTTGAATACTTCCAGCACATGGTCCCCGCTGTTGACCCGAGCACT GTCAAACTGGCAGCATGTCAAAGGATTCTGTTGTTAAAATATGATAAAGAGAAGGAGGTTATTGATTTCCGGCATTACTCCATCAAGCTCCAGCCTGTTGGGGTCAGTCGCAGGATTAGAAAGCTCATGCAGAACAATCAAGTACCTGATCTAAGAGACCTTAAAGATGTTAGTGATTATGTGACAAA AGCTGGATATGGATCAGAAAGTGAAGCAGATGATGAAACAGCAACGGTAAGCTTACCGAATGACATTGACAAATTAAACCAGGCATCAAGGAAAAGCACTGTCAGACTCCAGGAGATCGGACCACGGATGACTATGCGCCTAGTTAAAGTTGAGGCTGGGCTATGTTCAGGAGATGTCTTATACCCTTGGCCTG TGGCAAAGGGATCTGTgggaaagaaagggaaagaaaCTGAGGAAGAGATAGAAGGACAAGAAGAAACTGAGGATGAGCTGGAGGATGGGTCAGAGGACGAGATGGAGGAATAG